In the genome of Telluria beijingensis, one region contains:
- the cphA gene encoding cyanophycin synthetase yields the protein MRIKEKRLLRGPNLYAASPCLVALVDNVGIKGRGFAARLLALLPALPLEAAARLADDALLVDALEPVVMELQRMAGAPGEHGATLPVPGQPERRRVVCGYAIEQVAEEALRTAIALLDALAHEQAFDLHEALAALRETAEHHAIGTSTGAVVNAALRRGIPALRLTESANLFQLGWGSRQKRLQATITGATNSIAVGIASDKQLTKALLDQAGVPVPEGDVVTTLEAAQRIARRLGRPVAVKPLDANQGKGVTVDCTGPDAVARAFEFARKHGRRVIVEEHLRGRDYRVLVTGGRIAAASWRRPPNVTGDGRSTIRELVEIENRNPARGDGHTNILTRIPLDALADEALARQAYTLDTVLEDGANADLRGNANLSTGGTAEDVTDLLPEETRDICIRAALTIGLDVAGIDIVCEDIARPLRAQRGGIIEVNAAPGIRMHQYPSRGTPRDAGDAIVEALFGGCNGRIPVVAVTGTNGKTTTSLLIEHTVRMAGLRTGVTTTSGVYLNGQLAYEGDCTGYHSARSVLGAPDVDFAVLETARGGILKRGLAYDRCDVAVVLNVSADHLGLDGIDTIDDLAKVKAVVAKRASRAVVLNAEDTYCVQMAAELAEGVEIIYFALDAEDPVLLRHVEHGGRAVYLQDSTIVIASGLRHEALLDVREMPASLGGRARYNIANAMAAAAALTAFGFDNGEIADGLRGFVSDSKHNPLRSNLFDVDGVTVVVDYAHNCAAYAALADMARAMTPGRLVGVVAAPGDRRDADLVDIGRTCAAGFDELVIYETENRGRPAGDTATLLARGAKLGKIDSEQLQVELDVHRAIRLGLSMCRPGDVLVFGCGSSISELTEALRPTRPDLARRIEATTT from the coding sequence ATGAGAATCAAGGAAAAACGCCTGCTGCGCGGGCCCAATCTGTACGCCGCCAGTCCCTGCCTGGTGGCGCTGGTCGACAACGTCGGCATCAAGGGCCGCGGCTTCGCGGCGCGCCTGCTCGCGCTCCTGCCGGCGCTGCCGCTCGAGGCCGCGGCACGCCTGGCCGACGATGCCCTGCTGGTGGACGCCCTCGAGCCGGTCGTCATGGAATTGCAGCGCATGGCTGGCGCGCCGGGCGAGCATGGCGCGACCCTGCCAGTCCCTGGCCAGCCGGAACGGCGCCGCGTCGTGTGCGGCTACGCCATCGAACAGGTGGCCGAGGAAGCGCTGCGCACCGCGATCGCCCTGCTCGACGCGCTGGCGCACGAGCAGGCCTTCGACCTGCACGAGGCGCTGGCAGCGCTGCGCGAGACGGCTGAGCACCACGCGATCGGCACCAGCACCGGCGCCGTCGTCAATGCGGCGCTGCGGCGCGGGATCCCGGCGCTGCGCCTGACCGAATCGGCCAACCTGTTCCAGCTGGGCTGGGGCAGCCGCCAGAAAAGGCTGCAGGCGACGATCACCGGCGCCACCAATTCGATCGCGGTCGGCATCGCCAGCGACAAGCAGCTGACCAAGGCGCTGCTCGACCAGGCCGGCGTGCCGGTGCCGGAGGGCGACGTCGTCACCACGCTGGAGGCGGCCCAGCGCATCGCGCGCCGTCTCGGCCGGCCGGTGGCGGTGAAACCGCTGGACGCGAACCAGGGCAAGGGCGTGACGGTCGATTGCACGGGGCCTGATGCAGTGGCGCGCGCCTTCGAATTCGCTCGCAAGCATGGACGGCGCGTGATCGTCGAGGAACACCTGCGCGGGCGCGACTACCGCGTGCTGGTCACCGGCGGCAGGATCGCAGCCGCCTCGTGGCGCCGACCGCCGAACGTGACCGGCGACGGCAGGTCGACGATCCGCGAACTGGTGGAGATCGAGAACCGCAATCCGGCGCGCGGCGACGGCCACACGAACATCCTCACCAGGATCCCGCTCGACGCGCTGGCCGACGAGGCGCTGGCCAGGCAGGCATATACTCTCGACACGGTGCTGGAAGACGGCGCGAACGCCGACCTGCGCGGCAACGCCAACCTGTCGACCGGCGGCACGGCGGAAGACGTGACCGACCTGCTGCCGGAAGAAACACGCGACATCTGCATCCGCGCCGCGCTCACCATCGGCCTGGACGTGGCCGGGATCGACATCGTCTGCGAAGACATCGCGCGCCCGCTGCGCGCCCAGCGCGGCGGCATCATCGAAGTCAACGCGGCGCCCGGCATCCGCATGCACCAGTACCCGAGCCGCGGCACGCCGCGCGACGCGGGCGACGCCATCGTGGAGGCGCTGTTCGGCGGCTGCAACGGACGCATCCCGGTGGTGGCGGTGACCGGCACCAACGGCAAGACCACCACCAGCCTCCTGATCGAACACACGGTGCGCATGGCGGGCCTGCGCACCGGCGTGACCACCACCAGCGGCGTCTACCTGAACGGCCAGTTGGCCTATGAAGGCGACTGCACCGGCTACCATTCGGCGCGCAGCGTGCTGGGCGCACCGGACGTCGATTTCGCGGTGCTGGAGACGGCGCGCGGCGGCATCCTGAAGCGCGGCCTGGCCTATGACCGTTGCGACGTGGCGGTGGTGCTGAACGTCTCGGCCGACCACCTGGGCCTGGACGGCATCGACACCATCGACGACCTGGCGAAGGTGAAGGCGGTGGTAGCCAAGCGCGCCTCGCGCGCGGTGGTGCTCAATGCCGAGGACACGTATTGCGTGCAGATGGCGGCCGAACTGGCCGAGGGTGTGGAAATCATCTATTTCGCGCTCGACGCCGAAGACCCGGTGCTGCTGCGCCACGTGGAGCATGGCGGACGCGCGGTCTACCTGCAGGACTCGACGATCGTGATCGCGAGCGGCCTGCGCCACGAAGCGCTGCTGGACGTGCGCGAGATGCCGGCCTCGCTGGGCGGCCGCGCGCGCTACAACATCGCCAACGCGATGGCCGCCGCCGCGGCCTTGACCGCCTTCGGCTTCGACAATGGCGAAATCGCGGACGGCCTGCGCGGCTTCGTCTCGGACAGCAAGCACAATCCATTGCGCTCGAACCTGTTCGACGTGGACGGCGTGACGGTGGTGGTGGACTACGCCCACAACTGCGCCGCCTACGCCGCCCTGGCCGACATGGCGCGCGCGATGACCCCGGGCCGCCTGGTGGGTGTAGTCGCCGCCCCCGGCGACCGCCGCGACGCCGACCTGGTCGACATCGGCCGCACCTGCGCCGCCGGTTTCGACGAGCTGGTGATCTACGAAACCGAAAACCGCGGCCGCCCCGCCGGCGACACGGCGACGTTACTCGCGCGCGGCGCCAAACTAGGAAAAATCGACAGCGAGCAACTGCAAGTAGAACTGGACGTCCACCGCGCGATCCGCCTCGGCCTCTCGATGTGCCGCCCGGGCGACGTCCTGGTCTTCGGCTGCGGCTCCTCGATCTCCGAGCTAACCGAAGCCCTGCGCCCCACCCGCCCCGACCTCGCCCGCCGCATCGAAGCCACCACAACCTAA
- a CDS encoding aminotransferase class I/II-fold pyridoxal phosphate-dependent enzyme, whose amino-acid sequence MQNEPIPFDPARDPATLGASGALDGNVALYAQPRGPDLLRRGGALDAWVQLRARHGVWPYGRVLEGPPGPLASVAADGEAPARGINFASQDYLSLAAHPEVHEAARRALHDAGPHSAGSAVLLGTSRYARALEQALGELLGLDQLVLFPTGWAAAFGAITALVHAHDHVVIDALAHASLRQGAACATRNVLVHRHLDCDHVRELLARIRASDAVNAILVVTEGLFSMDADSPDLPLLQHLCREYGATLLVDVAHDLGALGPGGGGVVASQRMLGKADIVMGSFSKTFATNGGFVACAQPAARRRLQLYAGPHMFSNALSPMQAAVALASLRIAASNEGDGLRADLLRNAVELRALLGCSGLHCLGGPSPIVPVWTGSEAAARVAGMLLARDAVFVNPVEFPGVPLGAARLRLQLMAQHAPAQLRRGASLVANACNRAGAGRPTHRPGQERYRG is encoded by the coding sequence GTGCAGAATGAACCGATTCCGTTCGACCCCGCGCGCGATCCGGCGACGCTGGGCGCCTCGGGCGCCCTGGACGGCAATGTCGCCCTGTATGCCCAGCCGCGCGGGCCCGACCTGCTGCGCCGCGGCGGCGCGCTCGACGCCTGGGTCCAGCTGCGCGCGCGCCATGGCGTGTGGCCTTATGGGCGGGTGCTGGAAGGGCCGCCCGGGCCGCTGGCCAGCGTGGCCGCCGACGGCGAGGCGCCTGCGCGCGGCATCAACTTCGCTTCCCAGGATTATCTGTCGCTGGCGGCCCATCCGGAGGTGCACGAGGCGGCCCGGCGCGCGCTGCACGATGCCGGGCCGCACAGCGCCGGCTCGGCCGTCCTGCTGGGCACGAGCCGCTATGCGCGGGCGCTGGAACAGGCACTGGGCGAGCTGCTGGGCCTGGACCAGCTGGTGCTGTTCCCGACCGGCTGGGCGGCGGCCTTCGGCGCCATCACGGCCCTGGTGCACGCGCACGACCACGTGGTGATCGACGCCCTGGCCCATGCGTCGCTGCGCCAGGGCGCGGCCTGCGCCACCCGCAACGTGCTGGTGCACCGCCACCTCGATTGCGACCACGTGCGCGAGCTGCTGGCGCGGATCCGCGCGAGCGACGCCGTCAACGCGATCCTGGTGGTGACCGAGGGCCTGTTCAGCATGGATGCGGACAGTCCCGACCTGCCGCTGCTGCAGCACCTGTGCCGCGAGTACGGCGCGACCCTGCTGGTCGACGTCGCCCACGACCTGGGCGCGCTGGGGCCGGGCGGCGGCGGGGTGGTGGCCAGCCAGCGCATGCTGGGCAAGGCCGACATCGTGATGGGCAGCTTTTCCAAGACCTTCGCCACCAACGGCGGCTTCGTCGCCTGCGCCCAGCCGGCGGCGCGGCGCCGCCTGCAGCTGTACGCCGGGCCGCACATGTTCTCGAACGCGCTGTCGCCGATGCAGGCAGCGGTGGCCCTGGCGAGCCTGCGCATCGCCGCCTCGAACGAGGGCGACGGCCTGCGCGCCGACCTGCTGCGCAACGCGGTCGAGCTGCGCGCCTTGCTCGGCTGTTCCGGCCTGCATTGCCTGGGCGGTCCGTCGCCGATCGTGCCGGTATGGACCGGTTCGGAGGCCGCGGCGCGGGTGGCGGGCATGCTGCTGGCGCGCGACGCCGTGTTCGTCAACCCGGTCGAGTTTCCCGGCGTGCCGCTCGGCGCGGCCCGGCTGCGGCTGCAGCTGATGGCCCAGCATGCGCCGGCCCAGTTGCGGCGCGGGGCCAGCCTGGTGGCCAATGCCTGCAATCGCGCCGGCGCCGGCCGTCCGACCCACCGGCCCGGCCAGGAGCGCTATCGTGGCTGA
- a CDS encoding AMP-binding protein, translating to MAESEPLQAAFVVRQLERHARAAPARIAFTFVREDGRAESLGFGELAARVDALAGVLARAAAPGERALLLYPPGLAFVTAFFACLRAGLVAVPAPLPRRHGSEQHLRALLVDADPALALATREAAPALAPALAGGRTHLLCTDAADVDLAPLSAPLPAPLPAVEADALAFIQYTSGSTIAPRGVEVGHASLAANVAMIRAAFGFDADSVMVSWLPPFHDMGLVGSIVVPVSVGFRSVLMAPATFLRQPLRWLEAIDAYRATCAGAPDFAWDLCARRVTQRDKARLDLSCLTVAYNGAEPVRAATVRRVFAAFAECGLKPGAIFPCYGLAEHTLLAAGGPRGQAPRTLAISQSRLEAGQVREADRSDPDARELVSCGPPAPGVDLLAVDPDSARPAGAGRVGEIWLAGAAVARGYRNAPAAAQACFEARLADGAGPWLRTGDLGFVRDGELYITGRLKDLVIVNGRNLYPQDVEMLVEEVAGFVEPNRCAVFGVDDGGQERLAIVIEADRALVRLARRGQADGACLARLDALAQRIRSAVASRFGTTVALVVLVRPGTFPRTSSGKVQRALCRARNARGELDVVYAARELHPRRRSSDGREPSAAEDSRRTAHAMRDWLRGWAPRRLDSRLMDERRTMPPHVLLDLGNHGFLGMQAPLALGGKALCTVDLLGLMEQLAAIDLTLATAVGVHNGLGLRPLLRFAPERLRAAVAPHLAGGRQLAAFALTEPAAGANPLAMRTRAQRCPGGWRLNGDKHLIGLANWAGWITVVARALDAEGTALGTVALLLPDDAPGLRQEAEALTMGMRAMVQNALRFDDVFVPDTHVLGQPGAGMEVARDAMAFARLGIGALCVGGMKRCAQLMLRYASRREVAGGRLLDHPVTLARLDELTGAIAALETLVLALGAHDDRGGSDGGLPQEACMACKCVASELLWEAADMAMQLLGGRGYLEPNLIPLLMRDARVMRILEGPTEALYVHLGAGALDGGCLAFAAEVLDTPGARDAVRQARAALVEAGTACPSYAAGELCAWTLLVAACGDGPAALWARRRWSVTLSTIPVHLTLTLVNGAVGLGCGGFDAAGEVGAGGAQGFG from the coding sequence GTGGCTGAGAGCGAGCCGCTGCAGGCGGCGTTCGTCGTCCGGCAGCTGGAACGCCACGCGCGCGCGGCGCCGGCGCGCATCGCCTTCACCTTCGTGCGCGAGGACGGGCGCGCGGAATCGCTCGGCTTCGGCGAGCTGGCCGCGCGCGTCGATGCGCTGGCCGGCGTGCTGGCGCGGGCGGCGGCGCCGGGCGAGCGCGCGCTGCTGCTGTATCCGCCCGGCCTGGCCTTCGTGACCGCCTTCTTCGCCTGCCTGCGCGCCGGCCTGGTGGCGGTGCCGGCGCCGCTGCCGCGCCGCCATGGCAGCGAACAGCACCTGCGCGCGCTGCTGGTCGACGCCGATCCGGCGCTGGCCCTGGCCACGCGCGAGGCGGCGCCCGCCCTGGCGCCGGCGCTGGCGGGCGGGCGCACCCACCTGCTGTGCACCGATGCGGCCGACGTCGACCTGGCGCCGTTGTCCGCGCCGTTGCCCGCGCCATTGCCTGCGGTCGAGGCCGACGCGCTGGCCTTCATCCAGTACACCTCCGGCTCCACCATAGCGCCGCGCGGGGTCGAGGTCGGCCACGCCAGCCTGGCCGCCAACGTCGCGATGATCCGCGCCGCCTTCGGCTTCGACGCCGACAGCGTGATGGTGAGCTGGCTGCCGCCGTTCCACGACATGGGGCTGGTGGGCAGCATCGTCGTGCCCGTCAGCGTGGGCTTTCGCTCGGTGCTGATGGCGCCCGCGACTTTCCTGCGCCAGCCGCTGCGCTGGCTGGAAGCGATCGACGCCTATCGCGCCACCTGCGCCGGCGCGCCCGATTTCGCCTGGGACCTGTGCGCGCGCCGCGTCACGCAGCGAGATAAAGCCCGGCTCGACCTGTCCTGCCTGACGGTGGCCTACAACGGCGCCGAGCCGGTGCGCGCGGCCACCGTGCGCCGCGTGTTTGCGGCGTTCGCCGAATGCGGGCTCAAGCCCGGCGCGATCTTCCCGTGCTACGGCCTGGCCGAGCACACCCTGCTGGCGGCCGGCGGCCCGCGCGGGCAGGCGCCGCGCACCCTCGCCATCAGCCAGTCGCGGCTCGAGGCGGGCCAGGTGCGCGAGGCCGACCGCAGTGACCCCGATGCGCGCGAACTGGTGAGCTGCGGGCCGCCGGCGCCGGGCGTCGACCTGCTGGCGGTCGATCCGGACAGCGCCCGCCCGGCGGGGGCGGGGCGGGTCGGCGAGATCTGGCTGGCCGGCGCCGCGGTGGCGCGCGGCTACCGCAATGCGCCGGCGGCGGCGCAAGCCTGTTTCGAGGCGCGCCTGGCGGATGGCGCCGGGCCGTGGTTGCGCACCGGCGACCTGGGTTTCGTGCGCGACGGCGAGCTATATATTACCGGGCGCCTGAAGGACCTGGTGATCGTCAATGGCCGCAACCTCTATCCGCAGGACGTCGAGATGCTGGTGGAAGAGGTGGCCGGCTTCGTGGAGCCGAACCGCTGCGCGGTGTTCGGCGTCGACGATGGCGGCCAGGAGCGGCTGGCGATCGTGATCGAGGCCGACCGGGCCCTGGTGCGCCTCGCGCGCCGCGGCCAGGCGGACGGCGCCTGCCTGGCCCGGCTCGACGCGCTGGCCCAGCGCATCCGCAGCGCGGTCGCCAGCCGCTTCGGCACCACGGTCGCGCTGGTGGTGCTGGTGCGTCCCGGGACCTTTCCGCGCACCAGCAGCGGCAAGGTGCAGCGCGCGCTGTGCCGGGCGCGCAATGCGCGCGGCGAACTGGACGTGGTGTACGCGGCCCGCGAGCTGCATCCGCGCCGCCGCAGCAGCGACGGGCGCGAACCGTCCGCCGCCGAGGACAGCCGGCGCACGGCGCACGCGATGCGCGACTGGCTGCGGGGCTGGGCGCCGCGCCGGCTCGACTCGCGCCTGATGGACGAGCGCCGCACGATGCCGCCGCACGTCCTGCTCGACCTGGGCAATCACGGCTTCCTGGGCATGCAGGCGCCGCTCGCGCTGGGCGGCAAGGCCTTGTGCACCGTCGACCTGCTGGGTCTGATGGAGCAGTTGGCCGCGATCGACCTGACCCTGGCCACGGCGGTCGGCGTGCACAACGGCCTGGGCCTGCGGCCGCTGCTGCGCTTCGCGCCGGAGCGCCTGCGCGCGGCGGTGGCGCCGCACCTGGCCGGCGGGCGCCAGCTGGCCGCCTTCGCGCTGACCGAACCGGCGGCCGGCGCCAATCCGCTGGCGATGCGCACCCGCGCCCAGCGCTGCCCCGGCGGCTGGCGCCTGAACGGCGACAAGCACCTGATCGGCCTGGCCAACTGGGCCGGCTGGATCACGGTGGTGGCGCGCGCGCTCGACGCAGAGGGCACCGCGTTGGGCACGGTGGCGCTGCTGCTGCCGGACGACGCGCCCGGCCTGCGCCAGGAAGCCGAGGCGCTGACCATGGGCATGCGCGCCATGGTCCAGAACGCGCTGCGCTTCGACGACGTGTTCGTGCCCGACACCCACGTGCTGGGCCAGCCGGGCGCCGGGATGGAGGTGGCGCGCGACGCGATGGCCTTTGCCCGGCTCGGCATCGGCGCGCTGTGCGTGGGCGGCATGAAGCGTTGCGCCCAGCTGATGCTGCGCTACGCCAGCCGGCGCGAGGTGGCGGGCGGGCGCCTGCTCGACCACCCGGTGACGCTGGCGCGCCTGGACGAGCTGACCGGCGCGATCGCCGCGCTCGAGACGCTGGTGCTGGCGCTGGGCGCGCACGACGATCGCGGCGGCAGCGACGGCGGCCTGCCGCAGGAAGCCTGCATGGCCTGCAAGTGCGTGGCCTCGGAACTGCTGTGGGAGGCGGCGGACATGGCGATGCAGCTGCTGGGCGGACGCGGCTACCTGGAGCCGAACCTGATTCCGCTCCTGATGCGCGACGCGCGCGTGATGCGCATCCTGGAAGGACCGACCGAGGCGCTGTACGTGCATCTCGGCGCCGGCGCGCTGGACGGCGGCTGCCTGGCCTTCGCGGCCGAGGTGCTGGACACCCCGGGCGCGCGCGACGCGGTGCGGCAGGCGCGCGCGGCGCTGGTCGAGGCCGGGACGGCCTGCCCGAGCTATGCCGCTGGCGAGCTGTGCGCCTGGACCCTGCTGGTGGCGGCCTGCGGCGACGGCCCGGCCGCCCTCTGGGCGCGGCGCCGCTGGTCGGTAACCCTGTCCACCATTCCGGTGCATCTCACTCTGACCCTAGTTAATGGGGCGGTGGGGTTAGGTTGTGGTGGCTTCGATGCGGCGGGCGAGGTCGGGGCGGGTGGGGCGCAGGGCTTCGGTTAG
- the apbC gene encoding iron-sulfur cluster carrier protein ApbC, translating into MSITENDVKTALSEVIDPNTQKDFVTTKSVKNIKIDGGQVTFELELGYPAASQVEMLRGMAAAAVLELPGVEGVAIRAYSKIVSHTVQRGMKIMPNVKNIIAVASGKGGVGKSTTAVNLALALSAEGASVGILDADIYGPSQPMMLGVSGRPLSHDNKTMEPLENHGIQVSSVGFMIDPDEPMVWRGPMASGALQQLLEQTNWRDLDYLIVDMPPGTGDIQLTLSQKVPVTGAVIVTTPQDIALLDARKGLKMFEKVGIPILGVVENMSTHTCSNCGHTEAIFGHGGGEKMCADFGVDFLGALPLTLSIREQADAGRPTVVADPEGAVAAVYKQIARKVAVKIAEKAKDMSSKFPSIVVKND; encoded by the coding sequence ATGAGCATCACTGAGAACGACGTCAAGACCGCTTTGTCGGAAGTCATCGATCCTAACACCCAAAAAGACTTCGTCACGACCAAGTCGGTCAAGAACATCAAGATCGACGGCGGACAAGTCACGTTCGAGCTGGAGCTGGGCTACCCGGCCGCCAGCCAGGTCGAAATGCTGCGCGGCATGGCGGCCGCAGCCGTGCTGGAACTGCCCGGCGTCGAAGGCGTCGCGATCCGCGCCTATAGCAAGATCGTGTCGCACACCGTCCAGCGCGGCATGAAGATCATGCCGAATGTGAAGAACATCATCGCCGTCGCCTCGGGCAAGGGCGGTGTTGGCAAATCGACCACGGCCGTCAACCTGGCCCTGGCGCTGTCCGCCGAAGGCGCCAGCGTCGGCATCCTGGACGCCGACATCTATGGCCCGTCGCAGCCGATGATGCTGGGCGTCAGCGGCCGCCCGCTGAGCCATGACAATAAAACCATGGAACCGCTCGAGAACCACGGCATCCAGGTGTCCTCGGTCGGCTTCATGATCGACCCGGACGAGCCGATGGTGTGGCGCGGCCCGATGGCCAGCGGCGCGCTGCAGCAGCTGCTCGAGCAAACCAACTGGCGCGACCTCGATTACCTGATCGTCGACATGCCGCCGGGCACCGGCGACATCCAGCTGACCCTGTCGCAGAAAGTGCCGGTCACCGGCGCCGTGATCGTCACCACGCCGCAGGACATCGCCCTGCTCGACGCCCGCAAGGGCCTCAAGATGTTCGAGAAGGTCGGCATCCCGATCCTGGGCGTGGTCGAGAACATGAGCACCCACACCTGTTCCAACTGCGGCCATACCGAGGCGATCTTCGGCCATGGCGGCGGCGAGAAGATGTGCGCCGACTTCGGCGTCGACTTCCTGGGTGCGCTGCCCTTGACGCTGTCGATCCGCGAGCAGGCCGATGCCGGGCGGCCGACCGTGGTCGCCGATCCGGAAGGCGCGGTCGCTGCGGTCTACAAGCAGATCGCGCGCAAGGTGGCGGTCAAGATCGCCGAAAAAGCCAAGGACATGAGCAGCAAGTTCCCGAGCATCGTCGTCAAGAACGACTGA
- a CDS encoding putative bifunctional diguanylate cyclase/phosphodiesterase — MNDDSTQRWSGRYLGVAHRFIPAALQQDAAQTARAGNVVNAAVMAGTAGPLYALAYWLLGLETAAVEILLCCAVMLSAPPVLRLTGSVVAAREVFLCALFFNFSWLSWHLGGIVSPTVSWLITGPVVAMFLGGKHCAGFWLAMSCASATLIYLLEAIGLAQPLAPRADMPLLHLVCDLGLYVVVLVFVLLFELTKNEGFSRLRQALSTINELAIRDELTGIHNRRFLLDLVEKEKERADRHGSEFCLCLFDIDFFKRINDTYGHAAGDAVLRAFAQSVQGQLRTLDAFGRYGGEEFLLMLPETPAASAIALAERARGVVEGLRCLDGERAITLTVSVGVAEYRLGEKVAHTIVRADQALYLAKAGGRNRVLCHGEDGPAEVAAAPAAPEGGAVAVLRAPPEGAEGHGRDQLTGLLNRRLLRDRLRHAMDRARRNGRLVALLLLNINRFKEINDALGYEAGDALLHQAGHAVRRCLRDCDTVARWGGDEFVALLEDLGSQADAQLVADKILDRFTAPLTVAGRDCYVTLAVGIALYPAAGCDADALLKRADVAMRSAKGWGQNIVRVYAVNGAAPAALGAEAGAGAGAGAAAALPPQSERLALKNGLRDALAQGQLFIEYQPQVELRERRVIGVEALLRWRHPLYGRIEPGRFIPLAEETGMIVPIGEWVLRCACLQNRAWRAAGLPEIKTAVNLSARQLREPGLAVRVIDILAQTGMPPACLDLEITEGILIEDLAANCAVISQLRRAGVLVSIDDFGTGYSSLNYLCELPVDILKMDGLFVRRLGAASGRARAYAVADSIVAMAHRLGLSVIAESVETAEQLGDLCAMGVDAAQGYLFDRPLAPEQVAALLARQARECAEAPLPPPRILESVNGGRRAE; from the coding sequence ATGAACGACGACAGCACACAGCGGTGGAGCGGGCGCTACCTGGGCGTCGCGCATCGTTTCATCCCGGCCGCGCTGCAGCAGGATGCCGCGCAGACCGCGCGCGCCGGCAATGTGGTCAACGCGGCGGTCATGGCCGGCACCGCCGGACCGCTGTACGCGCTTGCCTACTGGCTGCTGGGCCTGGAAACGGCCGCGGTCGAGATCCTGCTGTGCTGCGCCGTGATGCTGTCGGCCCCGCCCGTGCTGCGCCTGACCGGCAGCGTGGTGGCGGCGCGCGAAGTCTTCCTGTGCGCGCTATTCTTCAATTTCAGCTGGCTCAGCTGGCATCTGGGCGGCATCGTCTCGCCCACCGTCAGCTGGCTGATCACGGGGCCGGTAGTGGCCATGTTCCTCGGCGGGAAGCACTGCGCCGGCTTCTGGCTGGCCATGAGCTGCGCCAGCGCGACCCTGATCTACCTGCTGGAAGCGATTGGCCTGGCCCAGCCGCTGGCGCCGCGGGCCGACATGCCGCTGCTGCACCTGGTGTGCGACCTTGGCCTCTACGTCGTGGTGCTGGTGTTCGTGCTGCTGTTCGAGCTGACCAAGAACGAAGGTTTTTCGCGCCTGCGCCAGGCGCTGTCCACGATCAACGAGCTGGCGATCCGCGACGAGCTGACCGGCATCCACAACCGCCGCTTCCTGCTCGACCTGGTGGAAAAGGAAAAGGAACGCGCCGACCGCCACGGCAGCGAGTTCTGCCTGTGCCTGTTCGACATCGACTTCTTCAAGCGCATCAACGATACCTATGGCCATGCTGCCGGCGACGCCGTGCTGCGCGCCTTCGCCCAGTCGGTCCAGGGCCAGTTGCGCACGCTCGACGCCTTCGGGCGCTACGGCGGCGAGGAGTTCCTGCTGATGCTGCCCGAGACGCCGGCCGCCAGCGCGATCGCGCTGGCCGAACGGGCGCGCGGCGTGGTCGAGGGCCTGCGCTGCCTCGATGGCGAGCGGGCGATCACGCTGACGGTGTCGGTCGGCGTGGCCGAGTACCGGCTGGGCGAGAAGGTGGCGCACACCATCGTGCGCGCCGACCAGGCCCTGTACCTGGCCAAGGCGGGCGGGCGCAACCGGGTGCTGTGCCATGGCGAGGACGGACCGGCCGAAGTCGCGGCGGCGCCGGCCGCGCCGGAGGGCGGGGCGGTGGCGGTCCTGCGCGCGCCGCCCGAGGGCGCCGAAGGCCACGGACGCGACCAGTTGACGGGCCTGCTGAACCGGCGCCTGCTGCGCGACCGCCTGCGCCATGCGATGGACCGCGCCCGTCGCAACGGCCGTCTGGTGGCGCTGCTGCTGTTGAACATCAACCGCTTCAAGGAGATCAACGACGCCCTCGGCTACGAGGCCGGGGACGCGCTGCTGCACCAGGCCGGCCATGCGGTCCGGCGCTGCCTGCGCGACTGCGACACGGTGGCGCGCTGGGGCGGCGACGAATTCGTGGCCCTGCTCGAAGACCTGGGCAGCCAGGCCGATGCCCAGCTGGTGGCCGACAAGATCCTGGACCGCTTCACGGCGCCGCTGACGGTCGCCGGGCGCGATTGCTACGTCACCCTGGCGGTCGGCATCGCGCTGTACCCGGCTGCCGGCTGCGACGCCGACGCGCTGCTCAAGCGGGCCGACGTCGCCATGCGCAGCGCCAAGGGCTGGGGCCAGAACATCGTGCGCGTATATGCGGTCAATGGCGCCGCCCCAGCCGCCCTCGGGGCCGAAGCCGGAGCCGGAGCCGGAGCCGGAGCAGCCGCGGCGCTGCCGCCGCAGAGCGAGCGCCTGGCGCTGAAGAACGGCTTGCGCGACGCGCTGGCCCAGGGCCAGCTGTTCATCGAGTACCAGCCGCAGGTCGAACTGCGCGAGCGGCGCGTGATCGGGGTCGAGGCGCTGCTGCGCTGGCGCCATCCGCTGTACGGCCGGATCGAGCCGGGCCGCTTCATCCCGCTGGCCGAAGAGACGGGAATGATCGTCCCGATCGGCGAATGGGTGCTGCGCTGCGCCTGCCTGCAGAACCGCGCCTGGCGCGCCGCCGGCCTGCCGGAGATCAAGACCGCGGTCAACCTGTCGGCGCGCCAGCTGCGCGAGCCGGGGCTGGCCGTGCGCGTGATCGATATCCTGGCACAGACCGGGATGCCGCCGGCCTGCCTCGACCTCGAGATCACCGAAGGCATCCTGATCGAAGACCTGGCCGCCAACTGCGCCGTCATCAGCCAGCTGCGGCGGGCCGGCGTGCTGGTCTCGATCGACGATTTCGGGACCGGCTATTCGAGCCTGAACTACCTGTGCGAGCTGCCGGTGGACATCCTCAAGATGGATGGCCTGTTCGTGCGCCGCCTGGGGGCGGCCAGCGGCCGCGCGCGCGCCTACGCGGTCGCCGACAGCATCGTGGCGATGGCCCATCGCCTGGGCCTCTCCGTGATCGCCGAATCCGTCGAGACCGCGGAGCAGCTGGGCGACCTGTGCGCGATGGGCGTCGATGCCGCCCAGGGTTACCTGTTCGACCGGCCACTGGCGCCCGAACAGGTGGCGGCGCTGCTGGCGCGCCAGGCGCGCGAGTGCGCGGAGGCGCCGCTGCCGCCGCCCCGCATCCTTGAATCCGTCAATGGAGGACGCCGTGCAGAATGA